From Paenibacillus sp. V4I7, one genomic window encodes:
- a CDS encoding exo-alpha-sialidase, producing MLDKQNLFTSGEHGYHTFRIPSLLVTREGTVLAFCEARKNGAGDAGEIDVALRRSLDNGDTWEKFQVIAGDGTSTIGNPCPVQDRESGTIWLLLCRNAGDGHEKDILAGKRARDVLVMKSDDDGATWTQPKDITADVKRAEWTWYATGPCHAVQLQSGRLIVPCNHAVLNPETGTSAPYTAHVIYSDDHGANWQIGGIVGPNTNECTLAELPDGSVYMNMRSYHGQNRRASAWSLDGGLTWSEITLDEALIESVCQGSVVEDGRGGILFSNPASLKRNNMTVKTSVDGGRSWTIERMLHEGPAAYSDLAIAKDGTVLCFYECGEERPYERITIARFSKN from the coding sequence GTGCTTGATAAACAAAACCTATTCACATCGGGAGAGCACGGTTATCACACATTCCGCATTCCGTCCTTACTTGTGACACGGGAGGGAACGGTGCTAGCCTTCTGCGAGGCACGAAAAAACGGGGCTGGCGATGCCGGTGAAATCGATGTAGCACTTCGAAGAAGTTTAGATAATGGGGATACTTGGGAGAAGTTTCAGGTCATCGCGGGCGACGGCACGAGTACGATTGGCAATCCTTGCCCGGTTCAGGATCGGGAGTCGGGCACGATCTGGCTGCTGCTTTGCCGGAATGCGGGAGATGGTCATGAGAAAGATATTTTGGCGGGGAAAAGGGCTAGGGATGTGCTTGTGATGAAAAGTGACGATGACGGAGCGACATGGACGCAGCCGAAGGATATTACAGCGGACGTCAAACGGGCGGAATGGACATGGTACGCAACTGGTCCGTGTCACGCGGTGCAGCTGCAAAGCGGTCGGTTAATTGTGCCGTGCAATCACGCTGTATTGAACCCAGAGACAGGTACGTCGGCTCCGTACACCGCACATGTCATCTACAGTGACGATCACGGAGCTAATTGGCAAATTGGCGGTATCGTTGGTCCAAACACGAATGAATGCACACTCGCGGAATTGCCAGACGGGTCGGTATATATGAACATGCGCAGCTATCACGGCCAAAACCGGCGCGCTTCAGCTTGGAGTCTCGACGGAGGCCTTACTTGGTCGGAGATCACTCTCGACGAAGCGTTGATTGAGTCAGTATGCCAAGGCAGCGTGGTCGAAGATGGGCGAGGGGGCATCCTTTTCTCTAATCCGGCCAGCTTAAAGCGAAACAACATGACGGTTAAGACTAGTGTGGATGGCGGTCGTTCTTGGACGATTGAGAGGATGCTTCACGAAGGACCTGCTGCTTATTCTGACTTGGCGATCGCTAAAGACGGAACGGTGTTGTGTTTCTATGAATGTGGCGAAGAGAGACCATACGAGCGTATCACGATAGCCCGCTTTTCCAAAAATTGA
- a CDS encoding helix-turn-helix domain-containing protein, which produces MFYTNSRFAWLNKRMRNTFFIKLIMTTALIAIIPNLLSDVVAYYKVSKTFEEETGKTKQQYLNQTRNAIEIVLKRIKENSNLLALNQSFVEFEKFPNGSYYEDLQGELGKEDLPSLYGYLAAKTNSISTINTFRISNEFVDSVYYYDSSKSLVITSDNSGSNRQFDLDDFYDRDWYNTLIESKEYYVFMDTRITKAYASKEKNLLSIIYKTNKDNNAFIINLDASVIYNEIINKLNHQDDIYVVSSSGKILFHSNPASMHQKLSLILLEEKDIVGKSGSFVKDLKGAKKLISHSASPLLGWTFVNISDMEALSKGTASIKQTIVLSALVLVLLTLTLAYLSSRSLYRPISRLKAMIGGESERKTGQTDEIGTIGIFMQSAIHDRDYYKEKLEESLPFQREQFKYSLLRRHSMNLEEIRSKKAYLDLEIDVDDLVVLALSLDGHSNREMERGMITNITNELFKLRIMDKIIQSPVILTPFYLVDAEKDIIVIVLGRGGMDQQQVFLLGQQLLDEVNLELQSYCTIGIGRVCSSILDLPQGYEDALEALKYRILYGNGYVISIDDIRIDNKTGFHYPKQKEELLLGHLKTARTEEALQAFDDFVSKINEHKNKLHYNQIRPLFMQLLTGIMHAYNQLGADMRAVLGGETDPYRELLDQDSMDKIGEWFHRLILLTTVYIEREMSSKGNHHITRVIDIIERNYSQDISLNSVAEELNLNPAYISRLFKQITGQPFVDVLKKVRIERSKELLVQSDLKINEISKQVGYSNSYYFIKVFKDMMGLTPGEYKKIYGP; this is translated from the coding sequence ATGTTCTATACTAACAGCCGTTTTGCTTGGTTGAACAAGAGGATGAGAAACACATTTTTCATCAAATTGATTATGACTACGGCTTTGATTGCCATCATTCCAAATCTGCTCTCCGACGTAGTCGCGTATTACAAAGTTTCCAAAACCTTCGAAGAAGAAACAGGGAAAACGAAGCAGCAATATTTGAACCAAACACGCAATGCCATCGAAATTGTATTGAAACGAATCAAGGAGAATTCCAATCTGCTTGCACTGAACCAATCCTTCGTAGAGTTTGAAAAGTTTCCGAACGGCAGCTATTACGAAGACCTGCAGGGAGAGCTTGGCAAAGAGGACCTGCCTTCCCTGTACGGATATTTGGCAGCCAAAACCAATTCCATCTCTACGATTAATACCTTCCGAATATCCAATGAATTTGTGGATTCCGTCTATTACTATGACAGCAGTAAAAGCCTTGTTATCACTTCGGACAATAGCGGCTCCAACCGGCAATTTGATCTTGATGATTTCTATGATAGGGACTGGTACAACACGTTAATTGAATCGAAAGAATATTACGTGTTTATGGATACCCGAATCACCAAAGCGTATGCTTCAAAAGAAAAAAACTTGCTATCCATTATCTATAAAACGAATAAAGACAACAATGCCTTTATCATCAATCTGGATGCTTCTGTTATTTATAATGAAATTATTAACAAGCTGAACCATCAGGATGATATTTACGTTGTTTCATCATCTGGGAAAATTCTATTTCACAGCAATCCAGCTAGCATGCATCAGAAACTGAGCCTTATTTTACTGGAGGAAAAAGATATTGTTGGGAAATCAGGTTCATTTGTGAAAGATCTGAAGGGTGCTAAAAAGCTGATCAGCCATTCCGCATCTCCTTTATTGGGGTGGACCTTCGTGAACATTTCGGATATGGAGGCACTATCCAAAGGGACAGCTTCGATCAAGCAAACGATCGTTCTATCCGCCTTGGTTCTGGTTCTTCTTACACTAACATTGGCTTACTTGTCCTCGAGAAGCTTATACAGACCGATATCCCGGCTCAAGGCGATGATTGGCGGTGAATCGGAGCGGAAAACGGGTCAAACAGACGAAATCGGCACGATAGGTATCTTCATGCAGTCAGCCATCCATGACCGAGACTACTACAAGGAAAAGCTTGAAGAAAGTCTGCCTTTTCAACGGGAGCAATTCAAGTATTCGCTTCTGCGCCGGCATTCCATGAATTTGGAAGAAATCAGGAGTAAGAAAGCCTATTTGGACTTGGAAATCGATGTGGACGATCTTGTTGTGCTGGCACTTTCATTGGACGGCCACAGTAACAGAGAGATGGAGAGGGGGATGATTACGAATATTACAAATGAGCTCTTCAAGCTCCGGATCATGGACAAAATCATACAAAGCCCAGTTATCCTAACCCCCTTTTATCTCGTTGATGCCGAAAAAGATATCATCGTAATCGTGCTGGGTCGCGGAGGGATGGACCAGCAGCAGGTATTCCTGCTTGGGCAGCAGCTTCTTGACGAAGTGAATTTGGAGCTGCAGAGTTATTGCACAATCGGAATTGGCAGAGTCTGCAGCTCTATTCTGGATTTACCGCAAGGCTATGAGGATGCACTAGAAGCATTGAAATATCGGATCTTGTATGGGAATGGATATGTCATTTCCATCGACGATATCCGTATCGACAATAAAACTGGGTTTCATTACCCGAAACAAAAGGAAGAACTTCTGCTAGGCCATCTTAAAACGGCTCGCACGGAAGAAGCTCTCCAAGCGTTCGACGACTTTGTCTCCAAAATCAATGAGCATAAAAATAAGCTGCACTACAATCAGATTAGGCCGCTTTTCATGCAGCTATTAACGGGAATCATGCATGCATACAACCAGTTGGGAGCAGATATGAGGGCTGTTTTGGGTGGCGAAACGGACCCTTACCGGGAGCTTCTTGATCAAGATTCCATGGATAAAATTGGGGAGTGGTTTCACAGGCTCATTCTTTTAACAACGGTTTATATCGAACGGGAAATGAGCTCAAAAGGTAACCATCATATTACCAGAGTGATTGATATCATCGAACGGAATTACAGCCAAGACATTTCCTTGAATTCAGTAGCGGAAGAATTGAATTTGAACCCGGCCTACATCAGCCGGCTTTTCAAACAAATAACCGGTCAACCTTTTGTTGATGTTCTAAAAAAAGTGAGGATCGAAAGAAGCAAAGAGCTTTTAGTCCAAAGTGATTTGAAAATCAACGAGATCAGTAAACAGGTCGGCTACAGTAATTCGTATTATTTTATCAAAGTGTTTAAAGATATGATGGGTTTAACGCCCGGTGAGTACAAAAAAATATATGGCCCCTGA
- a CDS encoding extracellular solute-binding protein, which yields MVRKVVSATAIVLLSAFTLAACSSGTTTDPKGTANESPKGNTPKVIPKIYIYQNTGALNQKPEGSVPEKLEEMKKMYMEKLGIEPIAIIPPQGGDASKEKLNLLLGGSSDEVDTFQANWDDYASKGAIIPLNDLLDKYGQDIKKAWGEKAWEYMKDKDGKIWGIPRGEPAVHYPIWIRSDWLKKLDLKMPQTIDELEAVLKAFKEKDPDGNGKDDTIPMMTDLAGIRNALMGGFVEHGNSNWVDPADQKLKPVELAPGFKDFVAKLADWYQKGYIYKEAFAKFDPMELLKTNRVGTSSMWYSRITLLFPQIKPNLPADANFEMIRGIQGPKGKLMTASSGNTASMVITKKAKNPEAVMKFINHQYQDIPTNSLTAAFGTNWSYIGDSKFDIELKSKDLQYAGEYFVSLGTATELKYAFQDPVKKMHADYLTKEALKLDVAKIAVDATIMYDKKKLQENIPTLGDIERLRNEELVKFVTGARPLGEFDKFIDQLNKAGLDKWITEYTRQFNEKKK from the coding sequence ATGGTTAGAAAAGTTGTCAGCGCTACCGCAATCGTGCTGCTATCCGCATTCACACTAGCGGCATGCTCTAGTGGCACCACCACTGACCCTAAGGGTACTGCAAATGAATCTCCAAAAGGGAACACACCGAAGGTAATACCCAAAATCTACATTTACCAAAACACGGGGGCATTAAACCAGAAGCCGGAAGGGAGTGTACCGGAAAAGCTTGAAGAAATGAAAAAAATGTATATGGAAAAGCTGGGTATCGAGCCCATTGCCATCATTCCTCCCCAAGGTGGGGATGCATCAAAGGAAAAGCTAAACCTGCTCTTAGGCGGTTCCAGCGATGAAGTCGATACTTTCCAAGCAAATTGGGACGATTATGCCTCGAAAGGTGCGATCATTCCGCTTAATGATTTATTGGATAAATACGGACAGGACATCAAGAAGGCATGGGGCGAGAAAGCCTGGGAGTATATGAAAGACAAAGACGGGAAAATATGGGGCATTCCGAGGGGAGAACCAGCTGTGCACTATCCGATCTGGATCCGTTCGGATTGGTTGAAGAAGCTGGATCTGAAAATGCCGCAAACGATCGATGAATTGGAAGCCGTTTTGAAAGCGTTTAAAGAAAAGGATCCTGATGGGAACGGGAAAGACGATACGATTCCGATGATGACGGATTTGGCCGGTATTAGGAACGCTCTCATGGGTGGATTCGTCGAGCACGGAAACAGCAACTGGGTTGATCCCGCGGATCAAAAGCTAAAGCCGGTGGAGCTCGCTCCCGGTTTCAAAGATTTTGTCGCGAAGCTGGCTGATTGGTATCAGAAGGGCTATATCTATAAAGAAGCGTTCGCCAAGTTCGATCCCATGGAATTGCTGAAAACGAATCGAGTAGGCACTTCGTCCATGTGGTATTCGCGGATTACGCTGTTGTTCCCGCAAATTAAACCGAATCTGCCGGCCGACGCCAACTTTGAAATGATCAGGGGAATTCAAGGTCCTAAGGGCAAGCTGATGACAGCTTCCTCGGGTAACACCGCTTCCATGGTGATTACGAAAAAGGCAAAGAATCCAGAAGCAGTCATGAAATTTATTAATCATCAATATCAAGATATTCCAACTAATTCACTTACGGCCGCATTCGGCACGAACTGGAGCTATATCGGAGACAGCAAGTTTGATATCGAATTGAAAAGCAAAGACCTTCAGTATGCAGGTGAATATTTCGTATCTCTGGGCACGGCGACGGAGTTGAAATATGCGTTCCAGGATCCAGTAAAGAAAATGCATGCCGATTATTTAACGAAAGAAGCATTAAAGCTTGATGTTGCAAAAATAGCGGTAGACGCCACGATTATGTACGACAAGAAAAAGCTGCAGGAAAATATTCCGACGCTTGGGGATATTGAACGGTTGAGAAACGAAGAGTTGGTAAAATTCGTGACGGGGGCAAGACCACTCGGTGAGTTTGATAAATTCATCGACCAGCTGAATAAGGCAGGGCTTGACAAGTGGATCACTGAATATACGCGGCAGTTTAACGAAAAGAAGAAGTAA
- a CDS encoding carbohydrate ABC transporter permease, which yields MSAIKPTVGEHTFDVFNILILAVLSLLFLIPFLAVFSTSFISAEESMRRGAFVLIPEKIDFGAYDMLLNRGMIIYNAYKVTFFRITVGTFLNLLFTATLAYGLSRRTLPGRNTFVLIIFITMIFHGGLIPTYMLIDKIGLKDTLWVLVIPGLISAWNLFIMRNFFLALPEELEESAIIDGATPAVILWKIIIPLSMPAIATIGLFYTVHHWNDWFGASIYINSQSLLPIQVIMRNILLTGLLQDETQVEYIRDPPPAASLKSAVVMISTLPILFVYPFIQKYFVKGMMVGSIKG from the coding sequence ATGAGCGCAATCAAACCTACCGTTGGCGAACACACATTCGATGTGTTTAATATCTTAATCCTAGCTGTATTATCTCTGCTGTTTCTGATTCCTTTCTTGGCGGTGTTTTCGACTTCGTTCATAAGTGCCGAAGAATCGATGAGAAGGGGAGCGTTCGTCCTCATTCCGGAAAAGATCGATTTCGGCGCCTACGACATGCTGTTGAACCGTGGAATGATCATCTACAACGCTTATAAAGTGACGTTTTTTCGGATTACTGTCGGTACGTTCCTCAATTTGCTTTTTACTGCGACTTTGGCATACGGATTGTCGAGAAGAACGCTTCCTGGCCGCAACACTTTTGTGCTGATTATTTTTATCACGATGATTTTTCATGGCGGCCTGATTCCGACCTATATGCTGATCGATAAAATAGGTTTGAAGGATACACTGTGGGTGCTAGTTATTCCTGGATTAATCAGCGCGTGGAATTTGTTTATTATGCGGAACTTCTTCTTAGCTTTACCGGAAGAATTGGAGGAATCGGCGATCATAGACGGCGCAACTCCGGCGGTGATTCTATGGAAAATCATTATTCCGCTCTCCATGCCGGCTATTGCCACAATTGGACTCTTTTACACCGTACATCATTGGAATGATTGGTTCGGTGCCTCCATTTACATTAATAGTCAAAGCTTGCTTCCGATTCAAGTGATCATGCGCAATATTTTGTTAACTGGACTCTTACAAGATGAAACGCAGGTGGAATACATTCGAGATCCGCCTCCTGCCGCATCTTTAAAATCGGCGGTTGTGATGATAAGTACACTTCCCATCTTGTTTGTGTATCCGTTTATCCAAAAATATTTCGTCAAAGGCATGATGGTCGGTTCCATTAAAGGTTAA
- a CDS encoding sugar ABC transporter permease has product MTSTNAAILKSSSRPQAAKKRLWSAIKMHRFYYYLIIPGMLYFLIFDYIPMFGIIVAFKDISPFEGVSAIFTSEWVGFKHFIRFWNSYYFWNVMRNTLLISGYKLLFGFPASVLLALLLNELRHAVYKRIVQTISYLPHFISTVVVAGLAMMVLSTDGGMVNAIIVQFGGEPIHFLGDPIYFRSVLIISHVWQTIGWGSILYLAAMTGIDPGLYEAAKMDGAGRTRQAWHITLPGIAPVMVLLLILSIGGLLNAGFEKVLLLYSPAVYEVADIIDTYVYREGLSKLDYSFATAVGLFKNVLAMFLILGANYIAKKMNQTGIW; this is encoded by the coding sequence TTGACATCAACGAATGCGGCGATTTTAAAATCCTCTAGCCGCCCGCAGGCTGCCAAGAAGAGGTTATGGTCGGCTATCAAGATGCATCGATTTTATTATTATTTGATCATACCCGGCATGCTTTATTTTTTGATTTTCGACTATATCCCTATGTTTGGTATCATTGTCGCTTTTAAGGATATATCCCCATTCGAGGGTGTAAGCGCAATTTTCACAAGTGAATGGGTTGGGTTTAAACATTTCATCCGTTTTTGGAACTCCTATTATTTTTGGAATGTGATGCGGAATACTTTATTGATCAGCGGTTATAAGCTGCTGTTCGGTTTTCCTGCTTCTGTCCTTCTAGCACTGCTTCTGAATGAATTGAGACATGCGGTGTACAAAAGAATCGTGCAGACGATTTCTTATTTGCCGCACTTCATCTCCACTGTCGTCGTTGCTGGATTGGCGATGATGGTGTTGTCCACTGACGGAGGTATGGTGAATGCCATCATCGTTCAATTCGGCGGTGAACCGATTCATTTTCTAGGGGATCCCATTTACTTCAGAAGTGTTTTGATTATTTCACATGTGTGGCAGACGATCGGATGGGGAAGCATTTTGTATTTGGCAGCCATGACAGGGATCGATCCCGGACTTTATGAGGCGGCGAAGATGGACGGCGCTGGCCGTACGCGGCAAGCGTGGCATATTACGCTGCCAGGAATTGCTCCAGTGATGGTTCTCTTACTCATTCTGTCGATCGGCGGTTTGCTGAATGCCGGGTTCGAGAAGGTACTGCTGTTGTATTCTCCAGCGGTTTACGAAGTGGCGGATATTATCGACACCTATGTGTATCGGGAAGGGTTGTCGAAGTTAGACTACTCCTTCGCGACGGCGGTCGGATTGTTCAAAAACGTCCTGGCCATGTTCCTCATTCTGGGAGCCAACTATATCGCTAAAAAAATGAACCAGACAGGAATCTGGTAG
- a CDS encoding sialidase family protein — protein MTNRHIRILKGKTVKILTLLCAFFLLASVVPFHSGNVAKAAAPFYDETILFESTVDGYAQYRIPGVVVTGNGTVITYTEARKTTSDWADIDIYMRRSVDGGNTWQSRVKLVDGVSTANTINNPVMIAEKNSGTVHFLYCKEYNQAYYRKSTDNGATWSSPVEITSVFNQFKSELNWAAFATGPGHGIQLNNGRLLVPVWLTLNTSHAPGVVSTIYSDDGGVTWNRGEIIWDTPDIPSPNETTSVQLYNGSVMLNMRNSTKVSPLRSVATSLNGNSGWSTPVLDNELNDPNDYGSILRFTDQHEYYNNRLLFTNTNNPSDRSNLTVKMSMDEGDNWTYSKVISPTGAAYSDLAVSNDKQTIYCYYEKWNGTLKYHYMVLARFNLEWLTDGEQSLDPLSGPSPLYPPIPTVNVDEQWSSLSAWTTAGNAAISPVGQLSLSSNSSTTSSVNRTDISIPGSYTLEFKAKVDDFSNGAIGVSPFPASLATKIGDGKYRLMLDFRTDGIYAITNYGVWTQIKAVTLNNSWYTWKVIVNHGVAEVFMDGVSQGKFAMQSGNYSDVLQHWVLGTSTDAVNAHVEYSKLYTDVPVTWDVATVNLDEQWNSMSGWTTAGSAIISPAGQLKLSSNTSTNTSVNRTDISIPGSYTLEFKAKVDDFSNGAIGGSPYPASLGTKIGDGKYRLMLDFRSDGIYAITNYGVWTRVKAVTLNSNWHLWKVRVNNGYAEVFMDGVFQSKFAMQSGIYSDTLQYWVLGTSTDAVNAHIESTKLYTELPGSGPVGYWKFDETSGTSASDSSGNGNTGTVYNGSVWTVGKLNNGLTFDATNDYVDAGNKNSLQFGKGDFTASAWVKTDTISGNRFIFWYGDVGTAVPSWWVRMESGKVAFQLDGTSAPTGNYVVTDTAALSVGTWTHIAVTREDLIIRIYVNGVENKGIYTSNVPDVSSTSNGLAIGKDKNGTTRYWDGMLDEVRVYDRALSSKEIQRLYNQ, from the coding sequence ATGACGAACCGTCATATACGTATATTAAAAGGAAAAACAGTTAAAATTCTTACACTGTTATGTGCATTTTTCCTATTAGCATCCGTTGTCCCCTTCCATTCGGGAAATGTGGCAAAGGCTGCAGCACCCTTTTATGATGAAACCATTCTATTTGAATCGACAGTTGATGGATATGCCCAGTACAGAATACCAGGTGTAGTTGTTACCGGTAATGGTACCGTTATCACTTACACGGAAGCAAGGAAGACGACATCGGACTGGGCAGATATTGACATTTACATGAGAAGAAGTGTTGATGGCGGAAATACCTGGCAGTCCAGAGTCAAGCTGGTGGATGGTGTGTCTACAGCTAATACAATCAACAATCCTGTCATGATCGCAGAAAAGAACAGCGGCACGGTGCACTTCCTATACTGCAAGGAATATAATCAGGCCTATTACAGGAAGAGTACGGATAACGGTGCCACATGGTCGAGTCCTGTGGAAATAACCTCTGTATTCAACCAGTTTAAATCAGAGCTAAATTGGGCAGCATTCGCCACGGGTCCCGGACATGGGATTCAACTAAATAATGGAAGGTTGCTTGTACCTGTCTGGCTTACTTTAAACACATCCCATGCACCCGGAGTTGTTTCCACTATTTACAGCGATGACGGTGGGGTTACATGGAATAGAGGTGAAATCATCTGGGACACTCCGGATATACCTAGTCCCAATGAGACAACATCCGTACAGCTTTATAACGGTTCAGTTATGCTCAATATGAGAAATAGTACAAAGGTCTCCCCGTTGCGATCTGTTGCAACAAGTCTAAACGGGAACAGCGGGTGGTCTACTCCCGTTTTGGACAATGAATTGAATGACCCGAATGATTATGGAAGCATTTTACGTTTTACAGATCAACACGAATACTATAACAACAGGCTTTTATTTACCAATACAAATAACCCTAGCGATAGATCCAATTTGACGGTTAAGATGTCCATGGATGAGGGAGATAACTGGACCTATTCCAAAGTAATAAGCCCGACAGGTGCTGCCTATTCAGATCTTGCAGTCAGCAATGATAAACAGACGATCTATTGCTATTATGAAAAATGGAATGGCACTCTCAAATATCATTATATGGTTTTAGCAAGGTTTAACTTGGAATGGCTAACCGACGGCGAACAGAGTCTTGATCCGTTATCAGGACCTTCTCCACTGTATCCTCCAATACCTACAGTGAATGTGGATGAGCAATGGAGCAGCCTTTCGGCCTGGACAACAGCTGGAAACGCTGCAATCAGCCCAGTGGGGCAGCTGAGCTTGTCTAGTAATAGTAGTACCACTTCTTCTGTTAATAGGACGGATATCAGTATTCCGGGGTCCTATACGCTTGAATTCAAGGCTAAAGTAGATGATTTCAGCAATGGAGCCATAGGGGTCAGCCCATTTCCTGCATCCTTGGCGACCAAGATAGGGGATGGGAAATATAGGCTGATGCTGGATTTCAGGACGGACGGAATCTACGCAATAACCAATTATGGTGTCTGGACGCAAATAAAAGCAGTGACGCTAAATAACAGCTGGTATACATGGAAAGTAATTGTGAATCATGGTGTCGCCGAAGTATTCATGGACGGAGTATCTCAGGGTAAATTCGCCATGCAGTCTGGCAACTATAGCGATGTTTTGCAGCACTGGGTTCTAGGTACTAGCACGGATGCAGTAAATGCACATGTCGAATACTCAAAACTGTATACAGATGTGCCTGTTACATGGGATGTCGCCACGGTAAATCTCGATGAGCAGTGGAACAGCATGTCCGGCTGGACTACAGCTGGCAGCGCTATAATCAGCCCTGCGGGACAGCTGAAATTGTCTAGCAATACAAGTACCAATACGTCTGTGAACAGGACGGATATCAGTATTCCGGGGTCGTATACGCTTGAATTCAAGGCGAAAGTAGATGATTTCAGCAATGGAGCTATAGGGGGGAGTCCGTATCCTGCATCCTTAGGGACTAAGATTGGTGATGGGAAATACAGGCTGATGCTGGACTTCAGGTCAGATGGTATCTATGCAATAACGAATTACGGTGTTTGGACGCGAGTAAAAGCTGTGACATTGAATAGTAATTGGCATTTATGGAAAGTAAGGGTGAATAACGGTTATGCCGAAGTATTTATGGACGGTGTATTCCAGAGCAAATTCGCTATGCAGTCCGGCATCTATAGTGATACACTGCAGTACTGGGTTTTAGGCACAAGTACGGATGCCGTAAATGCTCACATAGAATCCACAAAGCTTTACACAGAATTGCCTGGATCAGGTCCTGTTGGATACTGGAAATTCGATGAAACAAGCGGCACCTCGGCGTCAGATTCATCAGGTAATGGAAATACGGGAACCGTGTACAATGGCTCGGTTTGGACTGTGGGTAAGCTAAACAACGGGCTAACATTTGATGCAACCAATGATTATGTAGATGCAGGCAACAAAAATAGTCTGCAGTTTGGTAAAGGTGATTTTACTGCGTCTGCGTGGGTGAAAACCGATACCATATCTGGAAACAGGTTCATTTTCTGGTATGGTGATGTGGGTACTGCAGTACCTTCATGGTGGGTACGCATGGAATCGGGTAAAGTTGCTTTCCAACTTGATGGCACATCAGCGCCTACCGGAAATTATGTGGTAACGGATACTGCCGCACTGTCGGTTGGAACTTGGACGCACATTGCTGTGACCCGTGAAGATCTGATCATTAGGATCTATGTGAATGGCGTAGAAAATAAGGGTATATATACCAGCAACGTACCAGATGTATCTAGTACATCAAATGGTCTTGCCATCGGTAAGGACAAAAATGGAACCACACGTTACTGGGATGGTATGCTGGATGAAGTACGTGTGTATGACAGGGCTTTAAGCTCCAAGGAAATTCAGAGGTTGTATAATCAATAA